A single region of the Streptomyces sp. NBC_00425 genome encodes:
- the rpmB gene encoding 50S ribosomal protein L28, whose protein sequence is MAANCDVCGKGPSFGNNISFSHRRTSRRWNPNIQRVRTVVGGTPKRVNACTSCIKAGKVSR, encoded by the coding sequence GTGGCTGCCAACTGCGACGTCTGTGGCAAGGGGCCGAGCTTCGGCAACAACATCTCGTTTTCGCACCGCCGTACGTCCCGTCGCTGGAACCCGAACATCCAGCGCGTCCGTACCGTGGTCGGCGGGACGCCGAAGCGCGTGAACGCTTGCACCTCGTGCATCAAGGCCGGCAAGGTCTCGCGCTGA
- the thiD gene encoding bifunctional hydroxymethylpyrimidine kinase/phosphomethylpyrimidine kinase, whose protein sequence is MNAPAAPPRVLTVAGSDSGGGAGIQADLKTMLALGVHGMSVITAVTAQNSVGVQGAWELPVEAVRAQYRSVVDDIGVQAVKTGMLASAELVEAVAGLLAGTGVPVVVDPVGVSKHGDPLLAASALDSVRTKLLPLATVATPNLDETAQLTGVRVESEEQLREAAAAVLAHGPRWVLIKGGHLPGDAVDLLTDGVEEHWLRAPRYDNRHTHGTGCTLASAIAAQLAKGHSVPEAVAAAKRYVTGAIAAGFALGAGIGPVDHAWDLGPGGHAA, encoded by the coding sequence GTGAACGCTCCCGCGGCGCCGCCCCGGGTGCTGACCGTCGCAGGCTCCGACTCGGGCGGCGGAGCCGGCATCCAGGCCGACCTGAAGACGATGCTCGCGCTCGGCGTGCACGGCATGAGCGTGATCACGGCGGTCACCGCGCAGAACTCCGTCGGCGTGCAGGGTGCTTGGGAGCTGCCGGTGGAGGCGGTCCGGGCCCAGTACCGCAGCGTCGTCGACGACATCGGCGTCCAGGCGGTCAAGACGGGCATGCTCGCCTCCGCCGAACTCGTCGAGGCAGTGGCCGGGTTGCTCGCCGGGACCGGCGTCCCCGTCGTCGTCGACCCGGTCGGCGTCTCCAAGCACGGCGATCCGCTGCTGGCCGCCTCGGCGCTGGACTCCGTCCGCACGAAGCTGCTGCCGCTCGCCACCGTCGCCACCCCGAACCTCGACGAGACGGCCCAACTCACGGGCGTGCGGGTCGAGTCGGAGGAACAGCTGCGGGAGGCGGCCGCCGCCGTGCTGGCCCACGGGCCGCGGTGGGTGCTCATCAAGGGCGGTCATCTGCCCGGCGACGCCGTGGACCTGCTGACGGACGGCGTCGAGGAGCACTGGCTGCGCGCGCCGAGGTACGACAACCGGCACACGCACGGCACGGGCTGCACGCTCGCCTCCGCGATCGCGGCGCAGCTGGCGAAGGGGCACTCCGTGCCGGAGGCGGTCGCGGCCGCCAAGCGGTATGTCACGGGGGCGATCGCCGCGGGGTTCGCGCTCGGCGCGGGGATCGGACCCGTGGACCACGCCTGGGACCTCGGCCCGGGCGGGCACGCAGCCTGA
- a CDS encoding thiamine-phosphate kinase has protein sequence MKGTVGELGEFGLIRELTSRLTTTPAVRVGPGDDAAVVAAPDRRVVASTDILLEGRHFRRDWSTAYDVGRKAAAQNLADIAAMGAVPTALLLGLVVPAELPVTWASELMDGLRDECQVAGASVVGGDVVRGDTIMVSITALGDLRNQEPVTRGGAQPGDLVAVTGWLGWSAAGYAVLSRGFRSPRAFVEAHRRPEPPYHAGPAAAGLGATAMCDVSDGLIADLGHIAEASKVRIDVRSGAIDIPTQMNDIGQAVGVDPMQWVLAGGEDHAIVATFPPDVKLPARWKVIGEVLNPSALPQVTVDGAPWTSKGGWDHFGDLEES, from the coding sequence ATGAAGGGCACTGTTGGTGAACTCGGCGAGTTCGGGCTCATCAGGGAGCTCACCTCCCGACTCACCACCACCCCCGCGGTCCGGGTCGGCCCCGGCGACGACGCAGCGGTGGTCGCCGCACCCGACCGCCGGGTCGTGGCCAGCACAGACATCCTGCTGGAGGGCCGGCACTTCCGCCGCGACTGGTCCACGGCGTACGACGTCGGCCGAAAGGCCGCCGCGCAGAACCTCGCCGACATCGCCGCCATGGGCGCGGTGCCGACTGCGCTGCTGCTCGGCCTCGTCGTGCCGGCCGAGCTGCCGGTCACCTGGGCGAGCGAGCTGATGGACGGCCTGCGCGACGAGTGCCAGGTCGCCGGCGCCTCCGTGGTCGGCGGCGACGTCGTACGCGGCGACACGATCATGGTGTCGATCACCGCGCTCGGCGATCTGCGCAACCAGGAGCCGGTCACCCGGGGCGGGGCCCAGCCCGGCGACCTCGTCGCGGTGACCGGCTGGCTGGGCTGGTCCGCCGCCGGGTACGCGGTGCTGTCCCGCGGCTTCCGCTCGCCCCGTGCCTTCGTGGAGGCCCACCGTCGCCCGGAGCCGCCGTACCACGCGGGCCCGGCGGCAGCCGGCCTCGGCGCCACGGCGATGTGCGACGTCAGCGACGGGCTGATCGCCGACCTCGGGCACATCGCCGAGGCGAGCAAGGTCCGGATCGACGTGCGATCGGGCGCGATCGACATCCCGACCCAGATGAACGACATCGGGCAGGCCGTCGGGGTCGACCCGATGCAGTGGGTGCTGGCCGGGGGAGAGGACCACGCGATCGTGGCGACCTTCCCGCCGGACGTGAAACTGCCCGCCCGCTGGAAGGTGATCGGAGAGGTCCTCAACCCCTCCGCCCTGCCCCAGGTGACCGTCGACGGGGCGCCCTGGACCAGCAAGGGCGGCTGGGACCACTTCGGGGACCTGGAGGAGTCGTGA
- a CDS encoding Lrp/AsnC family transcriptional regulator: protein MVQAYILIQTEVGKASTVAEEIGKIPGVVQAEDVTGPYDVIVRAQADTVDDLGRMVVAKVQQVDGITRTLTCPVVHL from the coding sequence GTGGTACAGGCGTACATCCTGATCCAGACGGAGGTCGGCAAAGCGTCGACCGTCGCCGAAGAGATCGGCAAAATCCCTGGCGTCGTCCAGGCCGAGGACGTGACGGGACCTTATGACGTGATCGTGCGGGCCCAGGCCGACACGGTGGACGACCTCGGCCGCATGGTGGTCGCCAAGGTCCAGCAGGTGGACGGGATCACCCGAACCCTGACCTGCCCGGTCGTGCATCTGTAG
- a CDS encoding DUF3515 domain-containing protein: protein MNPFRHRPIGLPALALLLLAVGCSSADGDTSTAVPGPDAKTTALCRNLDKVLPSKVDGESRHDPEPASALTAGWGGPAIILRCGVAQPPKMIDPKVPQGADADAVAGGVNGVDWLMEKRDGGGYRFTTASRSAYVEVTVPAGADTSGALIDLAPAIKKAIPEGIAD, encoded by the coding sequence GTGAACCCTTTCCGTCACCGGCCCATCGGCCTGCCCGCGCTCGCCCTGCTGCTGCTTGCGGTGGGCTGCTCCTCAGCAGACGGTGACACCTCGACGGCGGTTCCCGGTCCCGACGCGAAAACCACGGCGCTGTGCCGGAACCTGGACAAGGTACTGCCGTCGAAGGTGGACGGTGAGAGCCGCCACGATCCCGAGCCCGCCTCCGCGCTGACCGCGGGCTGGGGAGGTCCGGCGATCATACTGCGCTGCGGTGTCGCACAGCCGCCGAAGATGATCGACCCGAAGGTCCCGCAGGGGGCCGACGCGGACGCGGTGGCCGGCGGGGTGAACGGCGTCGACTGGCTGATGGAGAAGCGGGACGGCGGGGGCTACCGCTTCACCACGGCCAGCAGGAGCGCCTACGTCGAGGTGACGGTGCCGGCGGGCGCCGACACCTCCGGCGCGTTGATCGATCTGGCCCCGGCCATCAAGAAGGCGATCCCCGAGGGGATCGCCGACTAG
- a CDS encoding D-alanine--D-alanine ligase family protein yields the protein MSTENLPQSPQQPSRKPRVAVVFGGRSSEHGISVVTAGAVLRAIDRTRYEVLPIGITREGGWFLTADEPERMAITDRRTPDVDELAESRDGGVVLPVDPANREVVYYEAGSVPKALGEVDVVFPVLHGPYGEDGTLQGMLELSGVPYVGSGVLASAVGQDKEYMKRVFTSFGLKVGPYVVIRPREWAQDEPAARKKIVDFAGEHGWPLFVKPARAGSSIGITKVDDLSGLDEAIAEAQRHDPKILVEAALRGREIECGVLEFEDGPRASVPAEIPPPDAHAYYDFDAKYIDSTPGIVPAPLTPEETAEVRRLAVDAFEAASCEGLVRADFFLTDEGEFVINEINTMPGFTPISMYPKMWEETGIGYPELVDRLVQAALRRSTGLR from the coding sequence ATGAGCACCGAGAACCTCCCCCAGAGCCCTCAGCAGCCCTCTCGCAAGCCGCGGGTCGCCGTCGTCTTCGGCGGTCGCAGCTCCGAGCACGGGATCTCCGTGGTCACCGCCGGTGCGGTCCTGCGGGCCATCGACCGGACGCGGTACGAGGTGCTGCCGATCGGCATCACGCGCGAGGGCGGCTGGTTCCTCACCGCCGACGAGCCCGAGCGCATGGCGATCACCGACCGGCGTACGCCCGACGTCGACGAACTGGCCGAGTCGCGGGACGGCGGCGTGGTGCTCCCCGTCGACCCCGCCAACCGCGAAGTCGTGTACTACGAGGCCGGATCGGTGCCCAAGGCGCTCGGCGAGGTCGACGTCGTCTTCCCGGTGCTGCACGGCCCCTACGGGGAGGACGGCACGCTGCAGGGCATGCTGGAGCTCTCCGGCGTCCCGTACGTGGGGTCGGGGGTGCTCGCCTCGGCCGTCGGCCAGGACAAGGAGTACATGAAGCGGGTGTTCACCTCCTTCGGGCTCAAGGTCGGCCCGTACGTGGTGATCCGGCCGCGCGAGTGGGCCCAGGACGAGCCGGCCGCCCGCAAGAAGATCGTCGACTTCGCCGGCGAGCACGGCTGGCCGCTCTTCGTGAAGCCCGCGCGCGCGGGGTCGTCCATCGGCATCACCAAGGTCGACGACCTGTCGGGTCTCGACGAGGCGATCGCGGAGGCTCAGCGCCACGACCCGAAGATCCTGGTCGAGGCGGCGCTGCGGGGCCGCGAGATCGAGTGCGGCGTCCTGGAGTTCGAGGACGGCCCGCGCGCCTCCGTCCCGGCCGAGATCCCGCCGCCGGACGCCCACGCTTACTACGACTTCGACGCCAAGTACATCGACTCGACCCCCGGCATCGTCCCGGCGCCGCTGACGCCCGAGGAGACGGCCGAGGTGCGGCGCCTCGCGGTGGACGCGTTCGAGGCGGCGTCCTGCGAGGGCCTGGTCCGCGCGGACTTCTTCCTCACGGACGAGGGCGAGTTCGTCATCAACGAGATCAACACGATGCCCGGTTTCACGCCGATCTCGATGTACCCCAAGATGTGGGAGGAGACCGGGATCGGCTATCCCGAGCTGGTGGACCGCCTGGTGCAGGCGGCCCTGCGCAGGTCCACGGGCCTGCGGTGA
- a CDS encoding NAD(P)H-dependent glycerol-3-phosphate dehydrogenase: MSNSVKAAVFGTGSWGTAFGAVLADAGCEVTLWARRAELADAVNSTHVNPDYLPGVELPRNLRATADPAEAARDADFTVLAIPSQTLRANLADWTALLAPDTVLVSLMKGVELGTTMRMSEVVEDVAKVGRDRIAVVTGPNLAKEIASRRPAAAVVACTDEGVAQRLQAACHTPYFRPYTNTDVVGCELGGAVKNVIGLAVGIADGMGLGDNAKGSLITRGLAETTRLGLAMGADPLTFAGLAGLGDLVATCSSPLSRNHTFGTNLGKGMTLQETIAVTRQTAEGVKSCESVLDLARRHGVDMPITETVVAIVHEGKPPVVAVKELMSRSAKPERR; encoded by the coding sequence GTGAGCAACTCCGTGAAGGCGGCCGTCTTCGGCACCGGATCATGGGGGACCGCCTTCGGCGCGGTCCTCGCCGACGCGGGCTGCGAGGTGACGCTGTGGGCGCGCCGCGCCGAGCTCGCCGACGCGGTCAACTCCACCCACGTCAACCCCGACTACCTTCCCGGCGTGGAGCTCCCGCGCAACCTGCGCGCCACCGCCGACCCCGCCGAGGCGGCCCGGGACGCCGACTTCACCGTCCTCGCCATCCCCTCGCAGACGCTGCGCGCCAACCTCGCCGACTGGACGGCGCTGCTCGCCCCGGACACCGTGCTGGTGTCGCTGATGAAGGGTGTCGAGCTCGGTACGACCATGCGGATGAGCGAGGTCGTCGAGGACGTCGCCAAGGTGGGCCGGGACCGGATCGCCGTCGTCACCGGGCCCAACCTCGCCAAGGAGATCGCCTCCCGCAGGCCGGCCGCGGCCGTCGTGGCCTGCACCGACGAGGGCGTCGCCCAGCGCCTGCAGGCCGCCTGCCACACCCCCTACTTCCGCCCGTACACCAACACCGACGTGGTGGGCTGCGAACTGGGCGGCGCGGTCAAGAACGTCATCGGTCTCGCGGTCGGCATCGCGGACGGCATGGGACTCGGCGACAACGCCAAGGGCTCGCTGATCACGCGCGGGCTCGCCGAGACCACCCGGCTGGGCCTGGCGATGGGCGCGGACCCGCTCACCTTCGCCGGACTCGCCGGGCTCGGCGACCTGGTGGCCACCTGCTCCTCGCCGCTGTCCCGCAACCACACCTTCGGCACCAACCTCGGCAAGGGCATGACCCTGCAGGAGACCATCGCGGTCACCCGGCAGACCGCCGAGGGCGTCAAGTCCTGTGAGTCGGTGCTGGATCTGGCCCGGCGGCACGGCGTCGACATGCCGATCACGGAGACGGTCGTCGCCATCGTGCACGAGGGCAAGCCTCCGGTGGTCGCCGTCAAGGAGCTGATGTCGCGCAGCGCGAAGCCCGAACGACGCTGA
- a CDS encoding lysophospholipid acyltransferase family protein yields MPRRRIGFWYRFAAVLCKPWLVVLIKRDWRGMEHIPAEGGFITAVNHNSHVDPFAYAHFQYNTGRVPRFLAKSGLFREGFVGAAMRGTGQIPVYRESTDALSAFRAAIDAVERGECVAFYPEGTLTRDPDGWPMTAKTGAARVALQTRCPVIPVAQWGANELLAPYAKKPDLFPRKTHHVLAGPPVDLSRFYGRETTPELLKEATEVIMAAVTGLLEEIRGEKAPETPYDPRRERIEQRRRTQAETAAENGAGVVGPHTDRTDHAETGHAQARHEGENSK; encoded by the coding sequence GTGCCCCGCCGCAGAATCGGCTTCTGGTACCGCTTCGCCGCGGTGCTGTGCAAACCCTGGCTGGTGGTTCTGATCAAGCGGGACTGGCGCGGAATGGAGCACATTCCGGCCGAGGGTGGATTTATCACCGCGGTGAACCACAATTCGCATGTAGACCCCTTCGCTTACGCGCACTTCCAGTACAACACCGGACGGGTGCCGCGATTCCTGGCGAAGAGCGGGCTTTTCCGGGAGGGATTCGTCGGTGCCGCGATGCGCGGCACCGGGCAGATCCCCGTCTACCGCGAGAGCACGGACGCGCTCAGCGCCTTCCGGGCCGCCATCGACGCGGTGGAGCGCGGCGAGTGTGTCGCGTTCTACCCCGAGGGCACCCTCACCCGCGACCCCGACGGCTGGCCGATGACCGCCAAGACCGGCGCCGCGCGCGTGGCGCTGCAGACCAGGTGCCCGGTGATCCCCGTCGCCCAGTGGGGCGCCAACGAGCTGCTGGCCCCGTACGCCAAGAAGCCCGACCTCTTCCCGCGCAAGACCCACCACGTGCTCGCGGGCCCGCCCGTGGACCTCTCGCGGTTCTACGGCAGGGAGACCACTCCCGAGCTGCTGAAGGAGGCCACGGAGGTCATCATGGCGGCCGTCACCGGCCTGCTGGAGGAGATCCGCGGCGAGAAGGCGCCCGAGACGCCCTACGACCCGCGCCGGGAGCGCATCGAGCAGCGCCGCCGCACCCAGGCGGAGACCGCCGCGGAGAACGGCGCCGGGGTCGTCGGCCCGCACACCGACCGCACCGACCACGCGGAGACCGGGCACGCGCAGGCCCGTCACGAGGGGGAGAACAGCAAGTGA